The following are encoded together in the Anaerostipes caccae L1-92 genome:
- a CDS encoding MATE family efflux transporter has protein sequence MQVDLTDGRIGRSIILFSLPMIVGNLLQQLYNIADTLIVGRTIGAAALSAVGSAYALMVLLTSVLLGLCMGSGVVFAQLYGRKEHDRMKTSIVNAFVFIMLVSAVITAAAFLLLDHLIVWLHIPKEAAPFTKEYLFIIFFGIFFVCIYNFFSSVLLSIGNTVTPLVFLAVSAVLNIILDVVFILKFGMGIAGAAWATVTAQGVSAVLITVYFFSKAGDLCPKRCHMYYSRELLGMIINNSILTAIQQSIMNLGILMVQGLVNSFGFLTSAAFAAVVKIDAFAYMPAQDFGNAFTTYIAQNYGAGKPDRIKQGLRSAVFISIGFCAAASVIVVAFARQLMLIFIKPQETEIIAVGVQYLHIVGCFYAGIGILFLLYGLYRGLGRSGVSIWLTVISLGSRVVLAYALSSVPVIGLLGIWWAVPIGWALADMFGLLYFACRKKRLLLEE, from the coding sequence ATGCAAGTCGACCTGACCGACGGCCGGATTGGCCGTTCTATTATATTATTCAGCCTGCCAATGATTGTGGGCAACCTTTTACAACAGTTATATAATATCGCTGATACCCTGATTGTAGGCAGAACGATCGGTGCTGCCGCACTGTCTGCAGTCGGTTCGGCCTATGCTCTGATGGTTCTTCTGACTTCTGTTTTACTGGGACTTTGTATGGGAAGCGGCGTTGTCTTTGCCCAACTCTATGGGCGTAAAGAGCATGACCGAATGAAGACATCTATTGTCAATGCATTCGTCTTTATTATGTTGGTTTCCGCCGTGATTACGGCAGCAGCATTTCTTCTGCTGGATCATTTGATTGTGTGGCTTCACATTCCAAAAGAAGCGGCCCCGTTTACAAAAGAATACTTATTTATTATTTTTTTTGGAATCTTTTTTGTCTGCATCTATAATTTTTTCAGCTCTGTACTCCTCAGCATCGGCAATACGGTGACACCGTTGGTGTTTTTGGCTGTCTCTGCGGTGCTGAACATTATACTGGACGTGGTTTTTATTTTAAAATTTGGGATGGGGATTGCCGGGGCGGCGTGGGCCACAGTAACCGCCCAGGGGGTATCTGCCGTACTGATTACAGTATATTTTTTTTCTAAAGCAGGAGACTTGTGTCCAAAACGCTGTCATATGTATTACAGCCGGGAACTTCTTGGTATGATCATTAATAATTCTATTCTGACAGCTATACAGCAGTCGATCATGAATCTTGGAATTTTGATGGTGCAGGGATTAGTCAACAGTTTTGGATTTCTTACTTCCGCAGCTTTTGCCGCAGTGGTAAAGATTGATGCCTTCGCCTATATGCCGGCACAGGATTTTGGAAATGCTTTTACCACTTATATCGCACAAAATTATGGAGCGGGAAAACCAGACAGGATAAAACAAGGTCTTCGGTCAGCGGTATTCATTTCTATTGGGTTTTGCGCGGCTGCGTCTGTTATCGTCGTGGCCTTTGCAAGACAGCTTATGCTGATTTTTATAAAACCCCAGGAGACGGAGATCATCGCTGTCGGGGTGCAGTATCTGCACATCGTGGGCTGTTTTTATGCAGGGATCGGCATTTTGTTTTTGCTCTATGGGCTTTACCGGGGCCTGGGCCGTTCCGGAGTTTCTATCTGGCTGACGGTCATTTCACTGGGAAGCAGAGTTGTACTGGCTTATGCACTGTCATCGGTGCCTGTCATCGGACTACTGGGGATCTGGTGGGCGGTGCCCATCGGCTGGGCTCTGGCAGATATGTTCGGCCTGCTGTATTTCGCATGCCGGAAGAAACGGCTGCTGTTGGAAGAATAA
- a CDS encoding helix-turn-helix transcriptional regulator gives MSKKNILDTAVNFIESNLHNDIGLRDVANHAGYSYFHMTRVFTAVLGESVGSYINKRRLYEASRSLIYSKQKIIDIAIDSGFESSEAFSRAFKNIFHVSPTVYRKNGLNI, from the coding sequence ATGAGTAAAAAAAACATTTTAGACACTGCAGTAAATTTTATAGAATCAAACCTCCATAATGATATAGGGCTGCGTGATGTTGCAAATCACGCAGGTTATTCATATTTTCATATGACACGTGTGTTTACTGCGGTTTTAGGTGAATCTGTGGGCAGCTACATAAATAAACGCAGGTTGTATGAAGCCTCAAGAAGTCTGATTTATTCGAAACAAAAAATTATAGATATTGCAATAGACAGCGGATTTGAATCATCAGAAGCATTTAGCCGCGCTTTTAAAAATATATTTCATGTGTCACCTACCGTTTATAGAAAAAATGGTCTCAATATATGA
- the pheS gene encoding phenylalanine--tRNA ligase subunit alpha: MKEKLEAIKKEALEKINTADAMDTLNDIRIAVLGKKGELTQVLKGMKNVAKEERPMVGQMVNDTRAAVEQALEKEMALLKKKIMEEKLKTEVIDVTLPGKVHEKGHRHPNQIALEDLERVFIGMGYEVVEGPEVEYDKYNFEMLNIPENHPAKDEQDTFFISKDILLRTQTSPVQARVMETGQMPIRMIAPGRVFRSDEVDATHSPSFHQVEGLVVDKGITFADLKGTLQQFATEFFGPETKVKFRPHHFPFTEPSAEVDITCFKCGGKGCRMCKGSGWIEILGCGMVHPNVLRACGIDPEVYSGFAFGIGLERVALLKYEIDDMRLLYENDKRFLSQF; encoded by the coding sequence ATGAAGGAGAAACTTGAGGCGATTAAAAAAGAAGCCTTGGAGAAGATCAACACAGCAGATGCCATGGACACTCTGAATGATATCAGGATAGCGGTTCTGGGCAAAAAGGGAGAACTTACCCAGGTATTAAAAGGCATGAAGAATGTTGCCAAAGAAGAACGTCCGATGGTCGGACAGATGGTCAATGACACGAGGGCAGCCGTAGAACAGGCATTGGAAAAGGAGATGGCTCTTCTTAAGAAAAAGATTATGGAAGAAAAGCTCAAAACAGAAGTTATTGATGTGACGCTTCCGGGGAAAGTCCATGAGAAAGGACACCGCCATCCGAACCAGATTGCTCTTGAAGACTTGGAACGGGTATTCATCGGAATGGGTTATGAAGTCGTGGAAGGACCGGAGGTAGAATACGATAAGTATAATTTCGAGATGCTCAATATCCCGGAAAACCATCCGGCAAAAGATGAGCAGGATACCTTCTTTATTTCAAAGGATATTCTTCTGCGCACCCAGACTTCACCGGTACAGGCACGGGTCATGGAGACCGGTCAGATGCCGATCCGTATGATTGCTCCGGGACGGGTGTTCCGCTCTGACGAGGTGGATGCCACCCATTCACCGTCATTCCACCAGGTCGAAGGTCTGGTCGTGGACAAGGGAATCACCTTTGCGGACTTAAAGGGAACCCTTCAGCAGTTTGCCACAGAGTTTTTCGGACCGGAGACAAAGGTGAAATTCCGTCCCCATCACTTCCCATTCACAGAGCCGAGTGCGGAAGTGGACATCACTTGCTTTAAGTGCGGAGGGAAAGGATGCCGTATGTGCAAGGGCAGCGGATGGATCGAGATTCTCGGATGTGGTATGGTGCACCCGAATGTTCTGCGGGCTTGCGGGATCGACCCGGAAGTTTATTCAGGATTTGCATTCGGAATCGGTCTGGAACGTGTGGCGCTCCTGAAGTATGAGATTGACGATATGCGCCTGCTGTATGAAAACGATAAGAGATTTTTGAGCCAGTTTTAA
- the queA gene encoding tRNA preQ1(34) S-adenosylmethionine ribosyltransferase-isomerase QueA, with protein MKTSDFTFDLPEELIAQDPLTDRSSSRLLVLDKETGEIRHEGFRNIAGYLKRGDCLVLNDTKVIPARLIGEKEGTGAKIEVLLLKRKQDNTWETLVKPGRKAKPGTRISFGQGKLVGEVTDIVDEGNRLVKFEFDGIFEEVLDELGQMPLPPYITHQLKDKNRYQTVYAKHEGSAAAPTAGLHFTKELLKEIEEKGIRLAYVTLHVGLGTFRPVKVEDVTEHHMHSEFYVVDEEAAEKINKTRKEGGRIISVGTTSTRTLESAADENGFIEPKSGWTEIFIYPGYKFKVIDGLITNFHLPESTLLMLVSALAGKEHILKAYDEAVKERYRFFSFGDAMFIM; from the coding sequence ATGAAAACATCAGATTTTACATTTGACCTGCCGGAAGAGCTGATCGCACAGGATCCGCTGACCGACCGTTCAAGTTCAAGATTATTAGTGTTAGACAAAGAAACAGGGGAGATAAGACACGAGGGTTTCCGGAATATTGCCGGTTATCTGAAAAGAGGAGACTGCCTTGTGTTAAACGATACGAAGGTTATCCCTGCCCGGCTGATTGGTGAAAAAGAGGGAACAGGTGCGAAAATCGAGGTCCTGCTCTTAAAAAGAAAACAGGACAATACGTGGGAAACACTTGTAAAACCGGGAAGGAAGGCGAAGCCGGGGACGAGAATTTCTTTTGGACAGGGGAAACTTGTCGGTGAGGTTACGGACATTGTGGACGAAGGAAACCGTCTCGTGAAGTTCGAGTTTGATGGGATTTTTGAGGAAGTGCTGGACGAGCTGGGACAGATGCCTCTGCCTCCGTACATCACTCATCAGCTGAAGGATAAGAACCGGTATCAGACCGTATACGCCAAACACGAAGGGTCTGCGGCGGCGCCGACAGCAGGGCTGCATTTTACAAAGGAACTGCTGAAAGAGATCGAAGAAAAAGGAATACGGCTTGCCTATGTCACTCTGCATGTGGGGCTTGGAACGTTCCGTCCTGTGAAGGTGGAAGATGTCACAGAACATCATATGCACTCTGAATTTTATGTTGTAGATGAAGAGGCAGCAGAAAAAATCAATAAAACCAGAAAAGAAGGCGGAAGGATCATTTCCGTTGGTACGACCAGCACAAGAACTTTGGAATCCGCGGCAGATGAAAACGGATTTATTGAACCTAAGAGCGGATGGACGGAGATCTTTATTTATCCGGGTTATAAGTTTAAGGTCATTGACGGTCTTATCACTAATTTTCATCTGCCGGAATCTACACTTTTAATGCTGGTGTCTGCACTGGCGGGAAAAGAGCATATTTTAAAGGCGTATGACGAGGCTGTGAAGGAGCGGTACCGTTTCTTCAGCTTTGGTGATGCGATGTTTATAATGTGA
- a CDS encoding DUF3298 and DUF4163 domain-containing protein: MQKIHNKVLKDTMFYHDIPVLTYKINYPFFETTCSPLAACHINGYYALKAEKTEKNCRTDLYSQAVQAAQYIPENIPPFNSYEFLSDYHIVYNKGCIVSLYTDQYSYSGGAHGATVRSSDTWDFRMGRQINLTEFFPGVQGFPECLFQRIEKQIEDRLKESPATFFEDYSQLLRNNFHAENFYITPAGLVIYYQQYDIAPYASGIPEFVIPFRNSRSPEIM; this comes from the coding sequence ATGCAGAAAATCCATAATAAAGTTCTGAAAGATACTATGTTCTATCATGATATCCCAGTACTCACCTATAAGATAAACTATCCTTTTTTTGAAACTACATGCAGTCCGCTGGCAGCCTGCCATATAAACGGTTATTATGCATTAAAGGCTGAAAAAACAGAGAAGAACTGCCGCACAGATCTCTATTCGCAGGCAGTGCAGGCGGCTCAGTATATTCCAGAGAATATACCGCCATTCAACAGCTATGAATTTCTTTCTGATTACCATATAGTTTACAATAAGGGCTGTATCGTAAGTCTTTATACAGATCAGTATTCTTATTCAGGCGGGGCTCACGGAGCAACTGTGCGCAGCTCTGACACCTGGGATTTCCGTATGGGAAGGCAGATAAACCTGACGGAATTTTTTCCCGGAGTACAGGGATTTCCCGAATGCCTTTTCCAACGCATAGAAAAACAGATAGAGGATCGTTTAAAAGAATCCCCAGCCACTTTTTTTGAGGATTACAGCCAGCTTCTCCGTAATAACTTTCATGCTGAAAACTTTTATATAACCCCAGCCGGCTTAGTGATTTATTACCAGCAATATGACATTGCCCCCTATGCATCCGGTATTCCGGAATTCGTCATTCCTTTCAGAAACAGCCGGTCCCCTGAAATTATGTAA
- a CDS encoding C45 family autoproteolytic acyltransferase/hydolase, translating to MEKANVSIFELCGSNYEIGYQLGKIAMNCPQFAEMQKCPPGAYTEKQAAQMTEMFDCYCPGLNEELQGFAEAIKTTRLQMLYYAMTYLTPGCSLLAVLPKLTANGHVMAARNYEFSHKMEDFSFCKTKVTGKYAHMGGSMMQFGRGEGINECGLMAAQTSCGMPVGNMEVMRRPSVTGLQFWAVIRSLLENCKNVEEALQTLEDMPIAYNINLILADKEGNAALFETLDGVKAFRKIDDTTEQQYLHSTNHAHLQEIINLEPMAMKHSVCRYNYIENFVNQSHGINTRDLKTLLLSKYPEGLCCNWYDNFFGTIKSMVFDVTLGTVEICWGGLEKNGWKTYSLVNDIKAENFTVDIKTSNSQFEDGAFVKI from the coding sequence ATGGAAAAAGCAAATGTAAGTATTTTTGAATTATGCGGCTCGAATTATGAAATTGGGTATCAGCTTGGGAAAATCGCAATGAACTGCCCTCAATTTGCAGAAATGCAAAAATGCCCACCCGGTGCTTATACGGAAAAACAAGCGGCACAAATGACCGAAATGTTTGATTGTTATTGCCCCGGACTGAACGAAGAATTGCAAGGTTTTGCAGAAGCTATTAAAACAACAAGATTGCAAATGCTTTACTATGCAATGACTTATTTAACGCCCGGTTGTTCTTTGCTTGCTGTACTGCCTAAATTAACAGCAAACGGACATGTAATGGCAGCTCGTAATTATGAGTTTTCTCACAAGATGGAGGACTTTTCCTTCTGCAAGACCAAAGTTACAGGTAAGTATGCTCACATGGGTGGAAGCATGATGCAGTTTGGGCGTGGCGAGGGAATAAATGAATGTGGCCTGATGGCTGCTCAAACATCTTGTGGTATGCCGGTTGGCAATATGGAAGTCATGCGCAGACCCTCTGTTACAGGTTTACAATTTTGGGCGGTCATTCGATCTTTATTAGAAAACTGCAAGAATGTAGAAGAAGCTCTGCAGACTCTAGAAGATATGCCGATTGCCTACAATATCAATCTGATTCTTGCTGATAAAGAGGGGAACGCTGCTTTATTTGAAACATTAGATGGGGTTAAAGCTTTTAGAAAAATTGATGATACTACTGAACAGCAGTATTTACATTCAACCAATCACGCACATTTGCAGGAAATAATTAATCTTGAGCCGATGGCAATGAAACATTCAGTTTGTCGATATAATTATATTGAAAATTTCGTGAATCAATCTCATGGGATAAATACCAGGGATTTAAAGACATTACTTTTATCTAAATATCCTGAGGGATTATGCTGTAACTGGTATGATAATTTCTTTGGCACAATTAAAAGTATGGTTTTTGATGTGACATTGGGTACTGTTGAAATTTGTTGGGGTGGATTAGAAAAAAATGGTTGGAAGACATATTCTTTAGTAAATGATATAAAAGCAGAAAATTTCACAGTTGACATCAAAACTTCCAATTCACAATTTGAGGATGGTGCATTCGTCAAAATATAA
- a CDS encoding aryl-sulfate sulfotransferase produces the protein MSYLKGMIEEMQETEGKKHRKKKVIVCILAVLVLLTAGFLGYRVYANYKEEQFFKSVKLREIKVKPMTLKHKEKDVFTEAYQKESQDQIDKQKKKNYTIQKPMVIQNAYGTNTTALYYYGKTDRASYAVCTVEAPNAGAAVYKHKLKSKKKYSTTHEYQIIGLSAGTRNKVTMEFFNEENRAVEKQYFYVDIPEDDVIPRILKKSKGSSEQKMEDGLFALLGHDKAQNANIYLYDNNGVNRGRMPLNDYRTDRLLFIGDDMAYSYDFNKIAMVNRLGKVTKTYDLGENYEFHHDFLYAEKQNKFICLVNDKKQDTIEDIVISVDVKTGEVKELIDFEDYFKTMRLLAYRPKKNTYGGTGLDWLHLNSMNMIDDDSMIFSSREQSTLIKMKNVFEKPEVDYLIHGGTVYNGTDYQKYLLKKEGNFVGQAGQHTISVEHDKSLPKGQYYLYMFNNNYGYSATIKNFDWSMFPGTGTMKEGEKSMYYKYLVDENKRTYKLVQSFSIPYSPIVSSVEHLKNNISFGSGTSKTFGEYDKDGKLIYSFYYDADKYSYRVMKYDFEGYLFRE, from the coding sequence ATGAGCTATTTGAAAGGAATGATCGAAGAAATGCAGGAGACCGAGGGCAAGAAACACAGGAAGAAAAAAGTCATCGTTTGCATTCTGGCGGTTCTGGTTCTTTTGACAGCTGGTTTCTTGGGATACCGTGTTTATGCGAATTACAAAGAAGAACAGTTCTTTAAAAGCGTAAAACTAAGAGAGATCAAAGTAAAGCCTATGACACTTAAACACAAGGAAAAGGATGTGTTTACAGAAGCTTACCAGAAAGAATCCCAGGATCAGATTGACAAACAGAAGAAGAAAAACTATACCATCCAAAAGCCAATGGTAATCCAGAATGCCTATGGGACAAATACGACGGCTCTGTATTATTACGGAAAAACCGACCGTGCTTCCTATGCTGTGTGTACGGTTGAAGCGCCCAATGCCGGGGCAGCTGTATACAAGCATAAATTGAAAAGCAAGAAAAAGTACAGCACGACCCATGAATACCAGATCATAGGCCTGTCCGCAGGCACCCGGAATAAGGTGACGATGGAGTTTTTCAATGAAGAAAACAGGGCTGTGGAAAAACAGTATTTCTATGTGGATATACCTGAAGACGATGTGATTCCTAGAATTTTGAAAAAGTCCAAGGGAAGTTCCGAACAAAAAATGGAAGATGGACTGTTTGCACTGCTTGGACATGATAAGGCACAGAATGCAAACATTTATCTCTATGATAACAATGGAGTAAACCGGGGAAGGATGCCTTTAAATGACTACCGCACAGACCGTCTGCTTTTCATCGGCGATGATATGGCTTACTCTTACGACTTTAACAAGATCGCCATGGTCAACAGGCTGGGGAAAGTCACAAAGACTTATGATCTTGGAGAAAATTATGAATTTCATCATGACTTTCTTTATGCAGAAAAACAAAATAAATTTATCTGCCTCGTCAATGACAAAAAACAGGATACCATTGAGGACATTGTAATTTCTGTTGATGTAAAGACGGGAGAAGTAAAGGAACTGATTGATTTTGAAGACTATTTTAAGACCATGCGGCTTCTGGCATACCGCCCGAAGAAAAACACTTATGGAGGAACGGGACTTGACTGGCTTCATTTAAACTCCATGAATATGATCGATGATGACAGTATGATTTTCAGCAGCAGGGAGCAGAGCACGCTTATTAAGATGAAAAATGTGTTTGAAAAACCGGAAGTGGATTATCTGATCCATGGAGGCACGGTCTATAATGGAACGGATTATCAGAAATATCTGCTGAAAAAAGAAGGAAATTTTGTTGGCCAGGCGGGACAGCATACAATTTCGGTGGAACATGATAAGTCACTTCCGAAAGGCCAGTATTATCTCTACATGTTCAATAATAATTACGGATATTCTGCCACGATCAAGAATTTTGACTGGAGTATGTTCCCAGGAACCGGAACAATGAAAGAAGGGGAGAAGTCTATGTATTATAAGTATCTCGTGGATGAAAACAAGAGGACTTATAAACTGGTGCAGTCCTTTTCGATCCCTTACTCTCCGATCGTCAGCAGTGTTGAACACCTGAAGAATAATATTTCTTTTGGAAGCGGTACCAGCAAAACATTCGGAGAATATGACAAGGACGGAAAACTCATTTATTCCTTCTACTACGATGCGGACAAGTACTCTTACCGTGTTATGAAGTATGATTTTGAAGGATATTTATTCAGGGAATAG
- the pheT gene encoding phenylalanine--tRNA ligase subunit beta, translating into MNTPISWIRAYVPDLDCTIQEYVDKMTLSGSNVECYEELDKNLEKIVVGKILSIEKHPDADKLIICQVDVGTENVQIVTGAKNVSEGDLVPVVLAGGKVAGGHDGSPNPEEGIKIKKGKLRGVPSFGMMCSVEELGTSRDMYPEAPEEGIYIFQKDVKPGDDAVEAMGLRDQVVEFEITSNRVDCFSMIGMAREAAATFRKEFHPPVVTKTGNGEDVNDFIKVTVEDTDLCPRYTARVVKNIKLAPSPEWMQRRLAAMGIRPINNLVDITNYVMEEYGQPMHAYDLDTIAGNEIIVRRAKDGDKFTTLDGEERNLDSDVLMICDGEKEVGLAGIMGGENSMVTDDIKTLLFEAACFNGTNIRLSSKRIGLRTDASSKFEKGLDPENAMAAMDRACQLIEELGAGEVIGGAVDVYPEPKQPVCLPLEVDKINALLGTNISMEEMIEYFRRIDVEYDMNSNQLRIPSFRQDLNCMADLAEEVARFYGYDNIPVTLPRGEATAGKKPFKIRVEDIARESAEQNGFSGGMCYSFESPKVFDMLLIPEGAKEREAIKISNPLGEDFSIMRTVSLNGMMTSLANNYSHRNQNVRLYEFGNIYIPKALPLTELPEERMQLTLGMYGDGDFFTLKGVLEDILKDLGLGGASEYIPTREHPFMHPGRQADVLIRGQKAAYIGQMHPQAAENYGMKGEVYVAVIDMPVLTEQATFDRKYTGVAKFPAMKRDLSMVVKKEIFVGQIEKIFRDKGGKLLEGFELFDVYEGDQIEKGYKSVAYSLTFRAQDRTLEEAEVNKIVDKILEELKTLGIELRA; encoded by the coding sequence ATGAATACACCAATTTCTTGGATCAGGGCATATGTGCCGGATCTTGACTGTACGATACAGGAATATGTAGACAAGATGACACTTTCCGGGTCCAATGTGGAATGCTATGAAGAATTAGATAAAAATCTGGAAAAGATCGTAGTGGGAAAAATTCTTTCCATAGAGAAGCATCCGGATGCCGACAAACTGATCATTTGTCAGGTGGATGTGGGGACGGAAAATGTCCAGATCGTCACCGGAGCAAAGAATGTTTCTGAGGGTGATTTGGTACCGGTCGTTTTAGCAGGGGGGAAAGTGGCCGGCGGCCATGACGGAAGCCCAAACCCGGAAGAGGGAATTAAAATCAAAAAAGGAAAGCTTCGGGGAGTGCCATCCTTTGGCATGATGTGTTCCGTGGAAGAGCTGGGAACAAGCAGAGATATGTATCCCGAAGCACCGGAAGAGGGAATTTATATCTTCCAGAAAGATGTAAAACCGGGAGACGATGCGGTGGAAGCCATGGGACTCCGCGACCAGGTGGTGGAATTTGAGATTACCTCAAACCGTGTGGACTGTTTCAGTATGATCGGTATGGCCAGAGAAGCTGCGGCGACCTTTCGGAAGGAATTTCATCCGCCGGTCGTTACAAAGACAGGCAATGGCGAAGACGTCAATGATTTTATCAAAGTAACCGTAGAGGACACCGATCTTTGTCCGCGTTATACGGCAAGGGTTGTGAAAAATATCAAACTGGCACCGTCGCCGGAATGGATGCAGAGAAGACTTGCAGCTATGGGAATCCGTCCGATTAACAATCTGGTAGATATCACCAACTATGTGATGGAAGAATACGGACAGCCGATGCACGCCTATGATTTGGATACCATAGCTGGAAATGAGATCATCGTGCGGAGGGCAAAGGACGGAGACAAATTTACGACTCTTGACGGTGAAGAACGGAATTTAGACAGTGATGTCCTCATGATCTGTGATGGTGAAAAAGAGGTTGGACTCGCCGGTATCATGGGCGGAGAAAATTCCATGGTCACAGATGATATTAAAACACTTTTATTTGAAGCTGCATGTTTTAACGGAACAAACATCCGTCTGTCCTCAAAGAGGATCGGACTTCGGACTGACGCTTCCAGCAAGTTTGAAAAAGGGCTGGACCCGGAAAATGCCATGGCGGCTATGGACCGTGCATGCCAGCTGATCGAGGAACTGGGAGCAGGAGAAGTGATCGGAGGGGCAGTGGATGTCTATCCGGAACCAAAACAGCCGGTTTGTCTTCCTTTGGAAGTGGATAAGATCAATGCTTTGCTCGGAACGAATATTTCTATGGAAGAGATGATCGAATATTTCAGGCGTATTGATGTGGAATATGATATGAATTCCAACCAATTACGGATTCCTTCTTTCCGGCAGGATTTGAACTGTATGGCGGATCTGGCAGAGGAAGTGGCAAGATTCTACGGATACGACAACATTCCGGTCACTCTGCCGAGAGGAGAAGCGACTGCGGGGAAAAAGCCGTTTAAGATCCGTGTGGAGGATATTGCGAGAGAGTCTGCTGAGCAGAATGGATTCAGCGGAGGAATGTGCTACTCTTTTGAGAGCCCGAAAGTGTTTGATATGCTGCTGATTCCGGAAGGCGCAAAAGAGCGGGAAGCAATTAAAATTTCCAATCCGCTGGGTGAAGATTTCAGTATCATGAGAACTGTTTCACTGAACGGCATGATGACGTCTCTGGCCAATAATTACAGCCACAGAAATCAGAATGTTCGTCTTTACGAGTTCGGAAATATTTATATTCCAAAGGCTCTTCCCCTCACGGAACTTCCGGAGGAGCGGATGCAGCTGACTCTGGGAATGTACGGAGACGGCGATTTCTTTACGCTTAAGGGAGTGCTGGAAGATATTTTGAAAGATCTCGGACTCGGCGGAGCGTCCGAATATATTCCGACCAGGGAGCATCCTTTCATGCATCCGGGCCGTCAGGCAGATGTGCTGATCAGAGGACAAAAGGCCGCATATATCGGACAGATGCATCCACAGGCCGCAGAAAACTACGGAATGAAAGGGGAAGTCTATGTGGCCGTCATAGATATGCCGGTTCTTACGGAACAGGCGACCTTTGACCGCAAATATACCGGGGTGGCAAAATTCCCTGCGATGAAGAGGGATCTCAGTATGGTGGTGAAAAAGGAGATCTTCGTTGGACAGATCGAAAAAATCTTCAGAGACAAGGGAGGAAAACTGCTGGAAGGCTTTGAACTGTTCGATGTGTATGAGGGCGACCAGATCGAAAAAGGATATAAGTCTGTGGCATATTCCCTGACCTTCCGTGCTCAGGACAGGACACTGGAGGAAGCAGAGGTTAATAAGATCGTTGATAAGATTTTAGAAGAATTAAAGACATTAGGCATTGAACTGAGGGCATAA
- a CDS encoding Fic/DOC family protein has protein sequence MRDPYLYDDADVLINLAGIKDSKLLHMAEADITNLAMTGIYNQTYEKFNTDTLKDIHRTIFGQIYDWAGEFRTIQMIKPEDVLGGDTVHYAYPKEIKKQLTASMKEISKLKRNRQTDNDIVFRIVRITAQIWQTHPFREGNTRSVIVFAVLLAKALGFKVDHELFKAHSAYVRGALVWASQGIYAKYEYLENIFFDAILHDEGTCDEASAHSAGKYEKIGDYMVRDYKERPHEYQEHEKFKK, from the coding sequence ATGCGGGATCCCTATTTATATGACGACGCTGATGTCCTGATAAATCTTGCAGGCATCAAAGATTCGAAGCTCCTTCATATGGCAGAGGCGGACATCACCAATTTAGCAATGACGGGTATCTATAACCAGACGTACGAGAAATTCAATACAGACACGTTAAAAGACATTCATCGCACCATTTTTGGACAGATTTATGATTGGGCGGGAGAATTCCGTACGATACAGATGATCAAGCCGGAAGACGTTTTGGGCGGCGACACGGTGCACTATGCGTATCCCAAGGAAATTAAGAAGCAGTTGACGGCATCTATGAAAGAAATTTCCAAACTGAAGCGAAACAGGCAGACTGACAATGACATTGTATTCCGTATCGTAAGGATCACTGCCCAGATTTGGCAGACACATCCCTTTCGGGAGGGCAATACCCGCAGCGTTATCGTCTTTGCGGTATTGCTTGCCAAGGCGCTCGGCTTTAAGGTGGATCACGAGTTATTCAAGGCACATTCCGCTTATGTCCGCGGCGCCCTTGTTTGGGCGTCGCAGGGGATATATGCAAAGTACGAGTACCTGGAGAATATTTTTTTTGACGCGATTCTCCACGATGAGGGAACTTGTGATGAAGCTAGCGCACATTCTGCTGGGAAATATGAGAAAATTGGCGATTATATGGTGCGGGACTATAAAGAGCGGCCGCACGAATATCAGGAACATGAGAAATTCAAAAAATAG
- a CDS encoding GyrI-like domain-containing protein has product MNTIGYSICESHNASYLENDDVRFSVMIGSPMEAFSTVPKSCEKKTLSKGKYAVFTHTGSLQNLVLSYDYIYGVWAMSSKFQLDNRESYEIYDGQVREYTDADNYVLIYIPIK; this is encoded by the coding sequence ATGAATACAATTGGTTACAGTATATGTGAAAGTCATAATGCTTCATATTTAGAAAATGATGATGTTCGTTTTTCAGTGATGATAGGCTCACCAATGGAAGCATTTTCAACTGTACCAAAATCTTGTGAAAAAAAGACATTGTCCAAAGGAAAATATGCGGTGTTTACACATACCGGTTCTCTCCAGAACCTGGTATTATCCTATGACTATATTTATGGAGTTTGGGCAATGTCTTCAAAATTTCAACTAGATAATCGTGAATCATATGAAATATACGACGGGCAAGTACGTGAGTATACAGACGCAGATAATTATGTCCTTATCTACATTCCTATAAAATAA